ATTTCATTGGCCATGGTCTGAACGGCGTGGAATGTGGATTCAGCCAGATGAAACCCGAGGGTGGCAGCGAAGCGAATGGCGCGGAGCAAACGGAGTTTGTCTTCCTGCATTCTTTCCAGCGGATTCCCAATGGCGCGAATCAAATGCTGCTGGAGGTCTGCTTTTCCCCCGACATAATCGTAGATCGATTCATTGATCGGGTCGTAGAACATGCCGTTGATCGTGAAATCGCGACGCTGAGCGTCTTCTTCCGCTGTGGTGAATTTGACATGTTCGGGACGACGTCCATCAAGGTAGGGGCCTTCACTGCGAAACGTGGCAATTTCGACATCGCAGTCCGGCTGATGGCCACGAACGATGATCACCCCAAAGCTGGCTCCGACCGCCAGGGTACGACGTTTACCAAACAGGTGTCGCACCTCTTCGGGAAGGGCGTTGGTCGCCACGTCATAGTCTTTGGGTTCTTTTACCAGTAGCAGGTCCCGCACGCAACCGCCAGCCCAGAGAGCCTGGAATCCCGCGTCTCGCAATTTGCGGACAATGTCTACGGCAGCGATATAGGGTTCAGAATGTTTCATTAGGGATCGGTGGAATCAAAATTATATAACGTGAGTTAATGAGGTTTTAATCATAGCAAGTTCTGATTATTTATCGACTTATGTACGCTTTTTTTTGAGGGTTTCGCTGAAGTCCATATGGGAACTTTTTCGCGTCCTGGTTTTCAAAGACAGGTAAAGCGGGAGCGAGGTTCATAAAACAGGCTTCGCAAAAAAAGGGGAATGCCGTATGATTTATTGTTCAATTTATTTCTTTTCCCTGGCATGACGGGTTCATTACTCAATGGCACTCAGGATTTCCAGATACAAGACAGGATCAGACGTTTTGCGAGGTACACACGGTATACGTTTTGATGGAACCCGTTTCTGGGTCCTCCATCGCAGAAGAGAGTTCGGTCCCTTCGATTACGAGTGGAGCAAGGACTTTTCTGGCGTGGAATTTATGTACCGTGATCAGAAGTTTGGCGAATATTGCAGTGCAGAAGAAATCTTCGCTGATCTGAAGCAGTTTTCATTGCCAATGCGCGTGGTCGAGGTGGCCTGTCTGACCATCGGCATGGTCTTGTACGGCGTGCTGAATGGCCTTCCGGAAACGCTATGGAAAGAGCTGCTGCGCCAACGGCTGGATGAAAGCGGTTTTGAGCGTTTCGATTTTGGGGAAGAGGGGCCGGAGCGACTTACCGGTTAAATTTGGCAAAATCGTCATAAACGGTTTATTTCTCACAAGATCGGTGGTCGCGAGGCGAACTCATGGTGGGCAGCATCCACCAACGATTGAGCCGTTATTATGCTTGTAAGTGGCTTCTTTCAAATGGCTTGTGTGTATTTATGTTGTTTTGTCTCAAATTGATATTGATTTTAAACACGTGTTTAATACAATTGTTTGAAACAACATTTTGACATTAGTGTTTCTTGAAGATCTTCGAGAGGGTTGTTGTCAAGTTAGCACTCATGCGCTAGAAAGAGTGAGGGCAAGTTCTATATGGCGTCTTGCAATGTCCGTGATCGATTGCTGGAAGTGGCCGGTCCTGTTTTTTCGGAAAAGGGGTTTGAGAAGGCGACCGTACGCGAAATCTGTCAGAAAGCGGACGTGAATCTCGCCAGTGTGAATTATTATTTTGGCGATAAGGAACAGCTCTATCTGGAGGTCGTCTGTCTGGCCAAAGAGATGGGGGTTTCGCGGGCACCACTTCCGGAATGGACTTCTGAGACGACACCCGAACAAAAGCTGCGGGACTGGGTCTCTACACTGGTGAGGCGAATGTTGGGAACGGGGGAGCTATCCTGGAGCAATCATTTGATGATGCGTGAAGTGTTGAGGCCGACTAAAGCGTGTGAGCATCTGATTCAGGAGTTGTTTCGGCCTTTTGTGAATATAGCCGACTCGATCCTGCAGGAAATTCTGGGAGATGACGTTCCTGAGTATC
This window of the Gimesia fumaroli genome carries:
- a CDS encoding TetR/AcrR family transcriptional regulator, which codes for MASCNVRDRLLEVAGPVFSEKGFEKATVREICQKADVNLASVNYYFGDKEQLYLEVVCLAKEMGVSRAPLPEWTSETTPEQKLRDWVSTLVRRMLGTGELSWSNHLMMREVLRPTKACEHLIQELFRPFVNIADSILQEILGDDVPEYRRMQCVFSIAAQCQFYRVSNGLVTLMLGQEEKETHYDTEHLMEHILQFSLAAVKNLKQEFTASEMESSSSLNGI